The Denticeps clupeoides chromosome 16, fDenClu1.1, whole genome shotgun sequence DNA segment TTTACCGAGGCAAACAACAATACTTGCAGCTGAGAAGCTACAGACACATAAAAAGGTGCTTTATTCTCATCAGTGACACAACCAACAAAGCACCAAGTGTTGCAGTTATTAACTTGTTTTGTTCCTGGGGACATGGGGCTCCCTTTCCCACAGCATGAGCCCTTTAGAGGCGAGCTGCTTTAGATAATGCTGCAGAAAAAGAACCCAACTTAAAAGCTGTCATCTCCTATTGTGCTGTCAATCACATTCTTATATGTGCCCAATTACAAATACGCTTGATTTTTAGGCAACAGTAGGCCGGGCTGCAGCATCAGGCAGCGGtgccctagcgggtaaggaagcggccccataatcggaaggtccAAACCACcaatggtgccactgagcaaagtcccaacacactgctccccgggcgcctgtcatggctgtccactgctcaccaaatgtgactggttaaaagcagaggacacatttcgttgtgtcaccgtgtgctgtgctgcagtgttccacaatgacaatcacttcactttcacttaaaacatTCACTGAAACcaacacatacaacacataAGTACATAAAAGCCATTCCTATTCTGCACTGCATCTCGCTTTTTTCACCACAAACTAAACTAACTTGAACTTCAGAAAAGACCCGTCCCAGTCCTAGGATGCACTTGAGACAACTGTTCAGATGCAACgcggggacaaaaaaaagagcagcattTACACTCACCGACAGAGCGATGGATGCAGGTGTGCTGGTTGTTGCTGAGAAAGAATCCTTCCTTGCATCGACACTCATAGCTGCCCATGGTGTTGACACACACGTGTTGACAGCCACCATTGTTGAACATGCATTCGTCCACATCTAGACAGAAGGGCATCGCAGTTTACTGCACTAGAAAGATCTATATTTCATGAAGAGTATGTAAGAGCAATgggcatttaaatgcaaataaggatttttttttattaattgttcaCTGTAACTTTGGTATTAAATTATGAGCACTGTATCATCGACTTAATCAGAGCTCAAGTCCAATAAGCATTCAAAGTATTGACTCATCTGAACATTTATTGCAACCCTTATTAGCAGTTTATGACATTTGTGAGCCGCACCGGCTCATGAATCAAAATTCCATCCCACTCCAGACAAAAGTCCGCTTACCTAAGCAATTATGCCCGTCGTGGGCCAAATTGAATCCATCGTGGCAAGTGCAGCGGTAATTGCCCGGTATGTTGTAACACTCGTGAACGCAGCCACCATTGTACTGCACGTCGCATTCATCGGTGTCTAGGACGTGGGACACAAAGTAAGAGTCGACGAGCGTTCTTTTCccaacagaaaaacacaccgTGCACCGGGTACCGGGCACCGTGCACCTGGCACAGGGCACGGAGGACCGGGCATCGTGCACGGGGTACCGAGCACCGGGAACCGGGCCGGAAGTTGCATCGTAGCAGCTGCACCGTCCACGGCGCGTCGTTACCTTCGCACTGTTTACCGTCGCCTTTAAAGCCCGTCTTGCACGTGCACTTGTACGAAGTCTGGGTATTTTGGCAAATCGCGTCGATGTGACAGGCGTCGCTTTCTTCAGCACACTGGTCTGCATCTGGGTACGAAGCGTTTTATTCATTCAAGCATTGTCATTTCTAAGTATGTGGGAGTTCTTTCGaaaccaaaaattacaacacacacacacacacacgtgtatatatatatatatacatgcatgcatatataatAGATTATAACAAAGAATTTTATTGCAGGAGAACGAAAGAcgtaaaaactgaaataaagagggGGAGGTCTGCAATTTACTaccgcttacacacacacacacactcacacaaaagtGAACTTACCGTGGCTTTTAGGAAGTGCTCCGCTTTGGCGAGTATTTAACaagagcaaaaacaaacacaagtcCCTGGTAATACAAACAGCTCCCATGGTGTTAGGATTCGAGATTTGGAGGTCTCCTCAAAAGGACGCGCTCGCACTGGAGAGGTCCACAAGTGCGCTCCGCATTTTCATTCCGGCTTGTCAATCGATCTGCGTTCACCGGAGGATTAAGAGAAaagggggtgagagagagagagagggggagagagagagagagagagagcgcgcaTTGTCTCTCGTTGACAAAAGCGTGGCGGAGCCGACTCGCTACCTGCTCGCGAAATGCGCAAGAAAACGCGAGGCTGCCGCCCGCCACACCCGCGCAAAAATCaccatttaaagaaaaaagaaactttcattcatttctttgaGTTTTCTTAAGCTCACAATTTGGGCGCCGATACGCAATGCGCGCCTGTATGAGCCTGGCCGACAgtatagaataaaaaaagcataaaatgcCATTTTGGTTAAAAGTATCTCGTAAATAAAGTATCTATCTGACACAACGGtaaaccaacaaacaaaaaaagcagtaaAATTAATAGGAGTGGGAAAACTGCTGTAGGCATGTCGTGTATACACCCAACAAAAGTCAGCACATCTCTGATTATTTCCACCTCGATGCTGCAAAGACAGTGACATAGACggtgacacacgcacacacacacacacacagtcgatTCAACTTATTAGCTTTCAATTTTCTGTGGCGTCAAGAAACAACTCGCGTCCCTCTTTTCCGAGGCCACGTGCGCCCCCCTGTGGCGCAGAGAGGCTGAGCAGGAGGCCGAAACGCGCAAACACGATCCCGTGCGGTCCATACGATATTCCTACGGCTCAAATAAGCGTTTACCGTGTGGTTTTACTTCGTTGAGAAATCTCGTTGATATGAGAaacaatgaaataagtattttttttctttatcacaaattgaaaatagacaaaaaaaaaagtgtaacatAAACGAACACGCGTGCATCAGTGTATTAAAtcgtgtacatttacatttaaggcatttggcagacgcctttatccagagcgacttacaacgtgctttcatgttaccatcaatgaagtgatcaattctagttcactaggacccccaactttgtgtacaattttttattcactctgttgtagtttataTACATAAGGCAGAAGGTTACAAGtcaatctaaatattctctaaagaggaaggtcttgagctgccgtttgtgTTATAAGGGGATAACAATTTGTCCATGACTGGGCATGTGCTCTGGATCACCTCAAAGTTTGAGtttgaaagttgagtcatggcaactgggctttatttctttaatttagagacgtttcattctgcatccacagaacttagtcagtctgtacagtatttaagctttggTGTTTTAGTTAGCATAGCTTAGTTaagagtgtatatatatattttttttcgttctttttATGATTTCACTAtgaggggtctgtgtgaaacattatttcaatacacggtatactgtgtatattgttgtactgacaataaaacacTCTCGAATCTTGAATctcaatgtatatatatatataatttttttttttattgacgtTGCCGGAATAAAGGTTCCGGGACCGTGTTTCCGAGGGAAGGCTTAGCTCTGCGCACCAACCGGGCGGTCAGGTGACCTGTCAGCTGAGCGAGAAGGAAGCGTTCGCGATCGCGGTTGTTCTCGGGCTTGTGTCGCTCGGCGGACAGGCGCTCCGTGGCTATTGGTTATAGTTTGATTCGTCGCCTCGTCGCCTTCCCTCCGCGAACGTTTTGTCTCGCGGTGAACATGCATCGCGCCCGGAGCGGCTGCGCGCATCAGCTGGCCGCGCTGGTCTCTCTGCTGATCCTGGTCGTTTCCGCGCCGACGACGGAAGGGAAGGTAACGAGTTCGGTGTCCGTGACTGCACACGTTCGTTTCTGGCCTGCTGCTTGAGCTTCGGCAGATTCTTCCGGTTACTGTGCGCAAATTCGCCAATAATCAACCGCGCTGGTTAATGATGCGTGCGCGTTTTCCAGCGCTCcctcgtttttctttttttgtggtgaATGCTTCTGGAATGCCActtgggttaaaaaaaatttccagAACGTGCAACGGTTACGTAAAAGTTATGAATAAACAATTGTAGTGATATTGATCCAGACCTTTCATGCTCTCCAGAACTCAGAAGACATAAGGTGCAAATGTATCTGCCCACCGTACAAAGAATTACTGGGGCACATTTACAAACAAAACGTCTCTCTGAAAGACTGGTAAGTGCAGCATTTGTCACAAGTCCCTTGAATTATCTGAAACCTGTTGGCATGGTTGTAcattgctttctttctttttttttttgcgccacTGTAGCAATTGCCTGCATGTTGTGGATCCTATGCCTGTTGAAGGAAAGGACGTGGAGGCTTACTGCCTGCGCTGTGAATGCAAATATGAAGAAAGAAGTTCCGGGACTATTAAAGTAGGTTTATTAGTTAGAATGTGTTCCAAAAGCTTCCTTTATAGGATTCGATTAGGACTTTTTTTCACACCATTCAACTTCCAAAATATAGGTTCAGTTATATATAACAGTTATAAAACATTTGCCTTGTTGAGTGCAATGTAAGTATGAACTACTAAGTGAACTACtgaatctgttttattttaggGGACCATTATTGTATACCTGTCCATTCTGGGCTTGTTACTGTTGTACATGGTTTACCTGACACTGCTTGAGCCTATGCTGAAGAGACGCCTCTTTGGACACTCTCAGCTGATTCAGAGCGAGGATGATGCTGGGGTAAGACACGGCGTTTCCTTTGGTGTTATGTTTGGGCGTTTTCAAAGACGTCTGAACTGGTTTTGGAAAACCCTGTATTATGGTTTATTACTGTACATGGTGGTATTGTAGTATAATATAGTGGTTTTGAATACTGTAGACAGTGGTAAACGCTGTGGCCTTGTTTTCGTAGGATCAGCAGCCGTTCGCCAATGCCCATGACGTGCTGTCACGCTCGCGGTCGCGCTCCAACGTGCTCAACAAGGTCGAGCATGCTCAACAGCGCTGGAGGAGACAGGTCCAGGAGCAGCGCAAGTCCGTCTTTGACCGGCATGTTGTGCTCAGCTAATTTCACTGCCCTATTACTTTAGTGCAGGTACAATCACTGTGACTGGGGCAGGCTCATTTCTGGATTGATTTAAAGCATTCTACACACACAGTGGGGGGGTCTGGCACTGACTCCACGTTTCACTGGACTCGTATAGTACATATACATGGAACTCCTGgttctttgttaataaaaaaagtaaatacacaTTTGGTACGTATCACGAGTTTCAGATGTGGTcgaaatattgtaaaaatgacTTTTCATGCATGAAGTACAGTCCCTTTCTAATATAATGACCACTTCAGTTTATTGTCGATAAAATGAACACAAGAGTGCCAACTCCTTTGGTATATCCACAAAAGAACAAGATAAATGAAACTGCTTTTTGAAATGACGAGTTGATTTAACTCTTAAACCATGTAAAACCGGAGACAtgtataaataatgaatttgatagtgtaatatttaaacattgCCAAGTTTGTGAAGGCAGACATCCTGCAGTTCTGTTTGTCTATTTGCCCTGTTATAGTTTTGACAGTGACTCGTTCAAATTTACAGTGTAAATAACTGGTTTGGGTAATGGGAAGTAGTAGATATTGGTTTACAATTTGTACTTTCCAGTGATGTGTTGTTCAGTGGGTGAAAACATTTAACTACAgtacattcatattcattcatgTGTTTGGAACCTTCCTTTTAGTAAGGGTCATGTAATGAAACATCTGAGGACCacctaaactacattttctttttttaaaggtagCTTTTGTAATACTATACTGGTATGGCATTATTTTATGTTTGACTGAgctggaaaatattttttgatgGGTGGACCGACGTGCTTGAATGGATGTCAAGCTTCGTAGAAATCTCTAAAAACCCATTGATTTCCCAAACAAATGTCtgtattatttgtttaaaatgtcgTATGTTACACGGTCTGTTGCATTAAATTTAGCCTTTAACACTCAGCCTGCGTTTTCTCTTGTTTTAACTCTGCGTGGGTTTAGAAGATGGACGGGTGGTCGTTGTTATTGCAGCAGCGGCGTTTTTCCACTAGGGGGAGCCCGCGGGTAAATGTctcatttacacttacagcatctatcagactcccttatccagagcgacctaccatcagtagttacagggacagtctccccccctgctggagacactcagagttaagtgtcttgctcagggacacgatggtagtaag contains these protein-coding regions:
- the tmem9b gene encoding transmembrane protein 9B, with the protein product MHRARSGCAHQLAALVSLLILVVSAPTTEGKNSEDIRCKCICPPYKELLGHIYKQNVSLKDCNCLHVVDPMPVEGKDVEAYCLRCECKYEERSSGTIKGTIIVYLSILGLLLLYMVYLTLLEPMLKRRLFGHSQLIQSEDDAGDQQPFANAHDVLSRSRSRSNVLNKVEHAQQRWRRQVQEQRKSVFDRHVVLS